In Nicotiana tabacum cultivar K326 chromosome 2, ASM71507v2, whole genome shotgun sequence, the following proteins share a genomic window:
- the LOC107810776 gene encoding uncharacterized protein LOC107810776: MLLKNFMEDKQLNLSQPFLSVRRVSPTSASGRDETKKTEYSLPTVTHPPRYKSELKSGPVRNPGVVPFLWEQSPGKPKYESKRQIRASDKPPIAPRLPPGRKLKDNQDSDNARESQNVSKGQIGNAQHSSPSCMNLDEKTKKIDSIDCSKEIKQDKEKSESGDGDEAYMDAPDKLSRTESFFLNCSISGLSGLDEPEAKPFSTSLTDPQTRDFMIDRFLPAAKAMASEKTLEMPHYAPRKQQAVQEQPRQLKKVVNGDKRPQLRYGPSFARRYSQFHDNGEEEESDDDSYDDGNLPYKVCGLLPRFCLKSSFCLLNPVPGMSVRTRVPISPASRTRTGSSSTASCSGSENEDKNDVNGRDISAYANDPSQNYVNKAIPGSNEEGNNPEPVCLGLQKNTRNSFPYRNDARIADLETPLAEKTLHVDIVHKVESPIMKSCSATMERPFNLHDQDHEILKKTTEQKHLVDSSLSYFTNPAEDRTSQQNTQKEVSYPPSSAEKLNNGGEMMALLVSGQAQDHYQDAVTSTKPKNDVKRSTRKKNVKKEKLENSSVVHSMLPAPPPLPKSPSDSWLCRTLPSLSTKYALSRSYVGTGISPEKQSCKTLSTDPKWETIVKTTGHQQYPRYSEERMALTPIPEAQ, encoded by the exons ATGTTGCTGAAGAATTTCATGGAGGATAAGCAACTGAATTTGAGTCAACCCTTTCTGTCAGTAAGACGAGTCTCTCCAACATCGGCTTCTGGGAGAGATGAGACGAAGAAAACTGAATATTCTCTCCCCACCGTAACTCATCCTCCTCGTTACAAATCAGAACTGAAGTCAGGTCCAGTGAGGAACCCAGGAGTTGTACCTTTCCTCTGGGAACAAAGCCCTGGAAAACCAAAGTATGAAAGCAAACGGCAAATTCGTGCTTCTGATAAACCACCTATTGCCCCGAGACTTCCCCCAGGGAGAAAACTAAAAGATAACCAGGATTCTGATAATGCCCGTGAGAGTCAAAACGTTAGTAAGGGCCAAATAGGAAATGCTCAACATTCCTCGCCGAGCTGCATGAACTTGGACGAAAAGACGAAGAAGATTGATAGTATTGACTGCTCAAAAGAAATTAAACAGGATAAGGAAAAAAGTGAATCAGGGGATGGTGATGAAGCATACATGGATGCCCCTGATAAGCTTTCGAGAACTGAATCATTCTTTCTGAATTGTAGCATAAGTGGCTTAAGTGGATTAGACGAGCCAGAAGCAAAACCATTTAGTACCTCGTTAACAGATCCACAAACTAGAGATTTCATGATTGATCGGTTTCTGCCAGCAGCCAAGGCGATGGCTTCAGAAAAGACTTTAGAAATGCCTCACTATGCGCCCAGGAAGCAACAAGCTGTTCAGGAGCAACCAAGACAACTGAAGAAGGTAGTAAATGGGGATAAACGGCCTCAACTGCGTTATGGACCTAGTTTTGCACGTCGTTATTCCCAATTTCATGATAACGGCGAAGAAGAAGAAAGCGATGATGACAGTTATGATGATGGAAATCTACCTTATAAAGTTTGTGGATTACTGCCTCGTTTTTGCTTGAAAAGTTCATTTTGTCTTCTGAATCCTGTACCTGGTATGAGTGTACGAACTCGAGTGCCCATATCTCCTGCCAGTAGAACACGAACTGGATCATCATCTACCGCTTCTTGTAGCGGATccgagaatgaggataagaatgaTGTGAATGGCAGGGACATTTCTGCCTATGCTAATGATCCTTCTCAGAACTATGTAAATAAAGCAATCCCTGGCTCTAATGAAGAAGGAAATAATCCAGAGCCAGTTTGCTTGGGGTTGCAGAAGAATACCAGAAATAGCTTTCCTTATCGGAACGATGCAAGAATAGCGGATTTAGAAACTCCTCTGGCCGAGAAAACTCTGCATGTAGATATTGTACATAAGGTGGAATCTCCAATTATGAAATCATGTTCTGCTACAATGGAGAGACCATTTAACTTACATGATCAGGACCATGAGATTCTTAAAAAGACAACAGAACAAAAGCACTTGGTAGATTCTTCGCTTAGCTATTTTACTAATCCTGCGGAGGATAGAACGTCACAGCAAAATACTCAAAAGGAAGTTTCCTATCCACCATCATCAGCAGAAAAATTGAACAATGGAGGGGAAATGATGGCACTGTTGGTTTCTGGACAAGCTCAAGACCATTACCAGGACGCAGTCACCTCAACAAAGCCAAAGAATGATGTTAAGCGCAgtacaagaaagaaaaatgttaAAAAAGAAAAGTTAGAGAACTCAAGCGTGGTACACTCGATGCTTCCTGCCCCCCCTCCTTTACCAAAATCTCCTTCAGATTCATGGCTTTGCCGTACTTTGCCTTCACTATCCACAAAATATGCATTGTCAAGATCATATGTTGGGACAGGAATAAGTCCTGAAAAACAATCTTGTAAGACACTATCCACTGATCCCAAGTGGGAAACAATTGTTAAAACAACGGGACATCAACAGTATCCGCGATATTCTGAG GAACGGATGGCTTTGACACCTATACCAGAAGCTCAATAG
- the LOC107765427 gene encoding uncharacterized protein LOC107765427, with protein MKLKNFNRPTASVGNKALRPRQSTKINKSNFWRSDPRFPSENTCYKTDETLVLSHFSFSFFFGHFSLSQLSPPPAASSSTQMEPEQHRWMYNRNYPNRGWLNEEFILWVAKFIDYAKSLSQFGDEGTIRCLCGNCKCRKLLKPEIVKFHLYKEGFKEKYHLRTAHEEFKPSVSAHFQNFSDSKVIQWKTSQAKAARTSKKDGSLHTEGLVTMRSRKRLVYKRYGSSDEVFHETHTKKKKDGKKVWVESQAEQAYNEYKQSLEKYTRSRSIGDQDGQRSINRHSSRFAGASSSSSQSSVNQDKSEDELEATRRKLVTTQRQLEITQRLLELSQMSLQEKNDDYKRIDKDIKRLKAQVKWMVKSVENNNIRLPLSPQTDFDNSKPVNDVAPGDNDV; from the exons atgaaactaaaaaatttcaaCCGACCGACGGCTTCGGTCGGAAATAAGGCGCTCCGACCAAGGCAAAGTACGAAGATTAATAAAAGTAATTTTTGGCGGAGTGACCCACGGTTCCCCTCGGAAAATACTTGTTATAAAACGGACGAAACCCTCgttctttctcatttttctttttcttttttcttcggTCATTTCTCCCTTTCTCAACTTTCACCTCCACCGGCAGCCTCCTCCTCCACTCAG ATGGAACCTGAACAACATAGATGGATGTAtaatagaaattatcctaatcgcGGATGGTTGAATGAAGAATTTATACTATGGGTAGCTAAGTTTATTGACTATGCCAAGTCGCTTTCTCAATTTGGTGATGAAGGCACGATTAGATGTCTTTGTGGGAATTGCAAGTGTAGAAAGTTGTTGAAACCAGAGATTGTTAAATTTCATCTTTATAaagagggattcaaagaaaaatatcATTTGCGGACTGCTCATGAAGAGTTCAAGCCTAGTGTCAGCGCGCATTTTCAAAATTTTAGCGATAGTAAGGTCATTCAGTGGAAGACCTCCCAGGCAAAGGCTGCCCGAACATCTAAAAAGGATGGCTCGTTGCACACCGAGGGTTTAGTCACTATGAGGAGTAGAAAGAGATTG GTTTACAAGAGATATGGGTCTAGTGATGAGGTCTTTCATGAGACCCacacaaagaaaaagaaggatggtaaaAAGGTTTGGGTTGAATCGCAGGCTGAGCAAGCATAT AATGAGTATAAACAAAGCTTGGAGAAGTACACCCGGAGTCGATCGATCGGCGATCAAGATGGGCAGCGTTCAATCAACCGTCATTCGTCCAGATTTGCTGgtgcgtcttcttcttcttcacagtcCTCTGTGAATCAGGATAAGTCGGAGGATGAGTTGGAGGCAACACGAAGGAAGTTGGTGACAACGCAAAGACAGTTAGAGATAACACAGAGGCTGTTGGAGTTAAGTCAAATGTCTCTGCAAGAAAAGAACGATGATTACAAGCGCATTGACAAAGATATAAAACGCCTCAAGGCTCAAGTTAAGTGGATGGTGAAGTCTGTCGAGAATAATAATATTCGTTTACCCCTTTCTCCACAGACCGACTTTGATAACAGTAAGCCAGTAAATGATGTTGCCCCTGGCGATAATGATGTCTAG
- the LOC107763876 gene encoding uncharacterized protein LOC107763876 — translation MYNRNYPNRRGLREEFVQGVDGFIDYTMSLSQFRHEGTIRCPCVNCKCMKFLKPENVKFHLYKKGFEDKYYFWIAHGEIEPSMDVNYQNFTDEEAFQKKSAKVKGVRAFEKGSSLHNEGFVTVRTQQKRLAYTRSVSCDEVLQETHTKKKKDGKKVWVEPQAEQTNNEYKKNLEEYIQNESIGDQDGPSKPSDNADISIKVVGDVHKERAYDVGSECSFTRQLPRLSGASSSSSQSLVNEDELEAAQKQLEAMREQVEMDSLRRQQQKLTKKHEAGRLKFAQFEKLVHKVTEMEQQRRWMYKRNYPNRGGLREEFVQGVAGFIDYAMSLSQFRDEGTIRCPCKKCKCRKLLKPEDIKLHLYEKGFKKKYYFWTDHGEIAPNMDMNFQNFTNEEAFQKKSGKAKGVRASEKGSSLHNEGLVTTRTPRRRLAYKRSVSRDHEVFQETHTMKRRMKKRFGLNRRPSKRNEYKQNLEDIQNQSVDNQDRPSKPSDNVDICLKVGGGLHKERAYGVGSECSFSRQSPGSPVASYSSQSSVNQGELEATQRKLEAMRKKEEMDSLRRQMQEVTEMFEADFLELDRLQKLMHEFTHSCRSNPVSDSGYDGKN, via the exons ATGTATAATAGAAATTATCCCAATCGTAGAGGGTTGAGGGAAGAATTTGTACAAGGGGTTGATGGATTTATTGATTATACAATGTCGCTTTCTCAGTTTCGTCATGAGGGCACTATTAGGTGTCCTTGTGTGAATTGCAAGTGCATGAAGTTTTTAAAGCCGGAGAATGTTAAATTTCATCTTTATAAAAAGGgtttcgaagataaatattattTCTGGATTGCTCATGGAGAGATCGAGCCTAGTATGGATGTGAATTATCAAAATTTTACTGATGAGGAGGCCTTCCAGAAGAAGAGTGCCAAAGTAAAGGGTGTTCGAGCATTTGAAAAGGGCAGCTCGTTGCACAATGAGGGTTTTGTTACAGTGAGGACTCAGCAGAAGAGATTG GCTTACACGAGATCTGTATCTTGTGATGAAGTCCTCCAGGAGACCcacacaaagaaaaagaaagatggaaaaaagGTTTGGGTTGAACCTCAAGCTGAGCAAACAAAT AATGAGTACAAAAAGAATTTAGAGGAGTACATACAGAATGAGTCGATCGGCGATCAAGATGGGCCAAGCAAACCATCTGATAATGCGGACATTAGTATTAAGGTGGTTGGTGACGTACATAAGGAGAGAGCCTACGACGTTGGATCAGAGTGTTCATTCACTCGTCAGTTGCCAAGATTGTCTGgtgcttcttcttcctcttcacaGTCTTTAGTGAATGAGGATGAGTTGGAGGCAGCGCAGAAGCAGTTAGAGGCAATGCGGGAACAGGTAGAGATGGATTCATTGCGGAGACAACAACAAAAGCTGACAAAAAAGCACGAAGCAGGTCGTTTAAAATTTGCTCAATTTGAGAAACTAGTGCATAAAGTCACTGAG ATGGAACAACAACGTAGATGGATGTATAAAAGGAATTACCCCAATCGTGGAGGGTTGAGGGAAGAATTTGTACAAGGGGTTGCTGGATTTATTGATTATGCAATGTCGCTTTCTCAATTTCGTGATGAAGGCACGATTAGGTGTCCTTGTAAGAAGTGTAAGTGCAGAAAGTTGTTGAAGCCGGAGGATATTAAACTTCATCTTTATGAAAAGGGGTTCAAAAAGAAATATTATTTCTGGACTGATCATGGAGAGATCGCGCCTAATATGGATatgaattttcaaaattttactaATGAGGAGGCTTTTCAGAAGAAGAGTGGTAAGGCAAAGGGCGTTCGAGCATCTGAAAAGGGCAGCTCGTTGCACAACGAGGGTTTAGTTACCACGAGAACTCCCCGGAGGAGATTG GCTTACAAGAGATCTGTGTCTCGTGATCATGAAGTCTTCCAGGAAACACACACCATGAaaaggaggatgaagaaaaggTTTGGGTTGAATCGCAGGCCAAGCAAACGT AATGAGTATAAACAAAATTTGGAAGACATTCAGAATCAGTCAGTCGACAATCAAGATAGGCCAAGCAAACCATCTGATAATGTGGACATTTGTCTTAAGGTTGGTGGTGGCCTACATAAGGAGAGAGCCTACGGCGTTGGATCAGAGTGTTCATTCAGTCGTCAATCGCCAGGATCGCCTGTTGCTTCTTATTCTTCACAGTCCTCTGTGAATCAGGGTGAGTTGGAGGCAACACAGAGGAAGTTAGAGGCAATGCGGAAAAAAGAAGAGATGGATTCATTGCGGAGACAAATGCAAGAGGTGACAGAAATGTTTGAAGCAGATTTTTTAGAACTTGATCGACTGCAGAAACTAATGCATGAATTCACGCACAGTTGTCGATCTAATCCAGTGTCTGACTCCGGCTACGATGGGAAGAATTAG